In Chitinophagales bacterium, one genomic interval encodes:
- a CDS encoding long-chain fatty acid--CoA ligase: MEVKRLFDSLYYQQENHPQKIALAQYKNGQLETYSTDDLVKKANQMSLGLLQLGIQKGDKVAT, translated from the coding sequence ATGGAAGTAAAGAGACTCTTTGACTCGTTGTATTATCAACAAGAAAATCATCCTCAAAAAATTGCATTAGCACAATATAAAAACGGACAGTTAGAAACTTATTCTACCGATGATTTAGTGAAGAAAGCTAACCAAATGAGTTTAGGTTTACTACAATTAGGCATTCAAAAAGGCGATAAAGTAGCTACTG